ATATTACTTGTTATTCAATACAGAATAAatgtaattttactaacaaacagcaatgataaataatataaatgatatTGTATGATAATATGAATATAAATGATatagtataatatataaataatatagtcataatatagtgctgaaaacacaaagatcacacactagactgccgagtggcttaaaactacccacatgctgtccagaagaccacctatcaacccggactctagattctaggattgaaatgagctccggggggcagcatgagccagtgcatgatggcaccactataaacacttgcctgcatcacaacgggctgggccataccatcagacccctccaaacaagcctaccggcgtggGGTGCTACCTTTGCGAGTGTACAATGCAGACTGAAAGGAACGCCACTGAGGCTTGCCCCCCCGTTCCTGTTGTGAGCATAGTATCCGccgttcctgttttctcctttgcagcaccatcccttttaaccatctttctgggggacattgttaaccTGGtaacagcagggatcatgtttcttaatggtccctctaagtgagaaaaatgagaaaaaatcatcactcacacaaaccatttcataatatatatcaatgcatttgtgataagtttatgcatcatctatttttttggggtttatatcatggcacaaatttggcctgttgctgctacacggtaaagccacaaatttggcccgtcgctgctactgggtcaaAGCACAAAGACCGCACACTGTAGGGCTGAAAATACTAAGATCGCACGccaaagcacaaatgcaatcgGACACGAGTGCACGGATATTATCTCtaccaagatctatagtaacaggtctcctcactttacctccactgtgcagcctgtgacgtcagctggctgtgagacagtgaggaagacggggaactattctatattccccgttctctctctctctctcaagaataccccatatttgcccccagatgttgatgctgtcattattattagtagtagtagtattgtgtgtgtggtgtgtgttcactcacaaacgcaaatgtacgcataacagctgtaatattttgtatatctccctacttcatattttttctatatgtaattcttataatgtgctTTGTCAATGActatgagtagataccctctactccatttttattactagcttacatgtgtgtgtgtgtgtgtgtgtgtgtgtgtgtgtgtgtgtgtgtgtgtgtgagagagagagaaactgggagcgactgccagctagctgttactacacggaggttggaagagcgactgaccccatcggccccgctgaacctaccctcgaacagcctggtgacgtgagtgcgccagcatctgcgaaaatacgtcggaaatgaggagacctggtactgtagatcttgatctctacgagtttacaacgcggaCTGAGACTAGGGTTGCCAACTTGCCACCCTTTTCTTAAAATACATaatgccatttgttccgtatttggctgtctgaatggttaagcagataaaatttaGTATTTTAAAACTAGTGAGTGCATTTTTGGgggaaccacaaaaccagtccttAAAATTATGTCATGTGTCAtcggggggcttcatggtgcaatggttagcacactcggctcacaaccgagagagcccaggttcaatTCCCatgcggagtggaaaaatttgggcggcttttccgataccctacgcccctgtccacccagcagtgaatgggtaccagatattaatcggggattgtgtcccgtctcctgggatctgttcccttttcctataattccttccccttctgtctctcgctggcatgtgaccacagatgttgcgccgactaaaccaaactttccaactttcaagtGTCGTCCTGAAATAGGTGTAAAATACACGTCATAAcgtccctccgtctctcctcctgccttcaccagcagcggctgtcagtcatggcaggctagagaaattttagggttgccacgcGTTCCTTAAAacatggattcgttctgtatttgagaatgggatgttgtgttccttatttttctgagctcaaggtggcagccctgactgagactattcccattgttctcctctttgagcactctcgtcttgcagcgAGCAAAGGGAACACAcgctcacgtcttcgacttgtacaaaaaaCCACGCCAGTCCTCGTTGAAAGACTGACTTagtcggctaggctgacgtcaCCAGATAGAGTCAGTCAATcgacttcctcccctccccttcatgagccgtccACCGCCAAGGGTCTTTGGTCCCCCCTCAGAGGGACGTACGCTCTTGACCCCGGCGGCTTCCATATAGCCTGTGTCTTCCAACACTTTCTAGCTTATTCTGGTCCTAAAATTTGGAATTCTGTGCCAAATCACGTTCAACTATTACCAACATTGCATACATTTAAGAAACAGTATAAACAGTATATTCTTGCTCAGTATTGATAATCTAATCTAATAGCTAATGTATATAAGTGGATTATTATGTTCTATGAGGGGTGAATATGTATCatgtaatgaatttttttttttacatatgtgtCTATTGGCAACTAAACTAAAAAGATTACAAACATGCTGCCCAAAAAGCAAGATCTGCTTTAAATGGGCTGCCTACAAATGACTAAATTCATTTATCCTTATTAAAAACCATATTTTGTAAGCATagtaaagtgtttcaagtgttttgcCACCCTTCAGGTGGCGGGGGGGGAACTACTAACAGGCTGCTCGTATACCAAGTCACCGCCAAGTCAAGGCATGTTTTGTGATCTTTTTTGCccataaatcaaaacactcgttaaACCAAGgactattattatgattattattgtattattattgtattattattattattattattattattgttgttgttgttcaatgTTTGTTGACCGTTCTGTTTTGTTCCAGGGTGATCCAGGTGGTCTTGGTGATAACAGCCATCTCCTGCTGGctattgtaagtgtgtgtgtgtgtgtgtgtgtgtgtgtgtgtgtgtgtgtgtgtgtgtgtatttacctagttgtagttttacaggcctgggctttacgctggtgtggtcccgtctccgtatctacatttatccaccttttccttaaagctttgcacactcctcactgatactacatcctcacttagtctgttccaaacctcaatatttctttgtgggaagcgatatttctttatgtctctcaagcatcttcccttcctcaattttttactatgtccttttgtgttcctggtggtaatttcttcttttagtagtaactcctcgttgtctacttcttccattttgctcaataatttgtagatttgtattaggtctcccctttctcttctttggtctagtgttggtaagtccatttcctttagtcccTCCTCGTATGTCAGTCCCActagctctggaaccatttttgttgccatcctttgtattctttctagtttctttatgtgtttcttcttatggggagaccacgctgcctctgcatattccaactttggtctgatcatagtggtaattaattttttcatcataccCTTATCCATGTAATGAAATGCTAGTCCTATATTtttcaccatgttatacgtatcaccaaATATCCGCTtttacatgactctctggctgtttgttatcttgcattattatgtgtgtgtgtatatttacctagttgtatttacctagttgtgacatacaggaaaagagctactcTTGcgttgtcctgtctccatatcctctcttatccaacttttccttaaaatcatgaatgtttcttgcacaaaccacctcctcctccagtccattccacagctcaatgcttctgtttgggaagttaaactttttcacatctcacctacacgtggtcgccctcaacttctttccatgtcctctcgtttctctctcgctccacacacacacacaggtcctctctgtccagattctccaccccactcgtcaccctgtacaccgctatcaggtctcctctttctcttcttctctccagggttgtgagccccatgctattgagtctgtgtgtctgtgtctgagtgtgtgtgtgtgtgtgtgtgtgtgtgtgtgtgtggctgtgtttaccTGGCTGTACTTACCAAGTTGTATTGACCTAGTGTTAGTATGCATGGCCTGAGTCTCTCTagacctcccttcatttctcttcactgTGATAAGTGTTTATTCACACAGCTGTGTTATAccaggggggcttcgtggtgcagtggttaacacactcggctcacaaccgagagagcccgggttcgattcccgggtggggTAGAAAAATTTggccggcttttccgataccctacgcccctgtccacccagcagtgaatgggtacaaggtattaattgggggttgtgtcctgtctcctggggtctgttcccttctcctataattccttccccttctgtctctctccggcatatgaccacagatgttgcgcccactaaacaaaactttccaactttctgtgtTGTACCAGCCAACAATGGACACAAAACTACGAACAAGTTGCTTCAAATTAGAAACTGCTCTGGCTTCAATAATTTATAAAACTCAGATTTCCTTCTCTACATTTGTCTTTGAATCTGTCAGCTGCCTGGaggttgcgccgactaaaccaaactttccaactttccccgtttcgctcttcttcttttccttcttgcgtactctctcctccctgatgTCGGTGATTGCAATGAAAAACTTAACAAAACACCTTCACTTTCAATCACACCATTCATCGACAGCCCCAAAACCTGCCCTCCTTGCCCTTCTCACCTTTACTCTCTATCACACCATTATATCGACAGCCCCAAAACCTGCCCTCCTTGACCCCTTCCCTGCTTCCTGCTCACCCCTGTCTCTGCCCCTCAGTTGGATGCTGGCGTATATGCACCAAATGAACCCGCTCATCGGGCCCCAGCTCCACAACACAACCATCCTCGCCATACAGTACATTTGGGTAAGTGACTGGATACCTGCCTTAGTCTGGTAACTGGATGATGTAATTCATCTCTTGGTTTGctgtgggagttttgggcatttccaggagtagtttaatggccctggtggtagtttgacccttcctttgtgccatgaacctaagaaacactcatttgacaaggctttcgtaggagttctgggcatttccaggagtagtttaatggccctgctggtagtttaacccttcctctgtgccatgaacctaagaaacactcattagaacccaattgatcccctctttgacctttagaaatagctggtgtgagaaccaaaagtgtcttataatactgaccTTAGAGTGTAAAGTTAACTGTTGTGTGCTGTTATGTGTGTtgaggcggctttacacctggcaattcctccAGTCGGCAacacagccgcgacgatctagcggctagaccggctgtgtgctctcgggagcaagtacgttcacacgtgggaggagccgccgggagcatcaagacgtaaactgctagtaaatgcaagggcatgaattcatcccagacaccccaaaaggctactaccatatattaaaaccacaatgagtttggtccattagcctaatattgtagaaatactttaagtaaaggagttttaccttcagtagtactgattgattgattgttcattgttgcatttaacaacaaaggagaagggaggaacatgccatcccaggcattacatagtactgtgattatataatacacggaaataatcgttccttacctccttcgatatctcgcaaagagacaaacatttctcggatgttgctgccactccctcaaaagttgttttgcgtagactcagcttctcatacagcttatcttgtggctcccacaagtatctatgctgcctcacttcttctagtaatgccacctcggcctcctggctccaaaccttgttgtctgtatctgtcatttcttgttttattggcgccgacatgttgtacccagccgccagtcggcaatacaagacggacgcgctcagctgcagaaaacttgccgcgagaagggctcccagacccagacccagacccagaacaAAAATGCAGCCGCGCccgtattgccgactaggaattgtcaggtgtaaagccgcctttagaggaggaggatgttctgGATggccgagaaaaaaaaatggataaaaataatGCTTCAGAATTCATGAGTACATTTGGatgatacaaaaaataaagtcCATATTAATTAACaccaatatgaaagaaaaaaaaatcaataaaaaaataactaaataaataaacaacaacactactctatttaggagcagtaagtagcggggtttttcttcattattgttttctttttcttcttatgtccttgcactgtctcctctgctgtaaaaaagttCACAGGCCAAGATAGTTTTCCAACTGCCGAagtcactcattcattctttatttacagGATGAAACCCTAAAACTTCCCGCGCGTGAGTGACGACCCAGCCGTCCGCCGCACCCTGCCACCATCGCCAAGCCCTCGGGGACACTAACTGCCATGTTGCGCGACGGTGTGGCTCTCAGGGCGGTGGCTGTGTTGAGGAgacgctgctggtggtggtggtgacctgttGGTGGGCATGGTCAGCTCTTTACACAGCCCGTCAACTGGCTCTGGGTATTCATCTGTTGTCTCCGTATGCTAAATTTATCCCGAGCCCAAATTACATGAcatcgttttctatttttttctgctgtATTCACTTCtatagtggcggcggtggtggtctgGCACTCTCTACATGGCCCATCAACTGGCTCTGGGCACTCATCTATAGACACCATATGCTAAACTAATCCTGTGCCCAAATTATATGAcatcgttttctatttttttctgctgtATTCACttctatagtggtggtggtggtggtctggcaCTCTCTACATGGCCCATCAACTGGCTCTGGGCACTCATCTATAGACACCATATGCTAAACTAATCCAGGGCCCAAATTACATGAcatcgttttctatttttttctgctgtATTCACttctatagtggtggtggtggtctggcaCTCTCTACATGGCCCATCAACTGGCTCTGGGCACTCATCTATAGGCACCATATGCTAAACTAATCCTGTGCCCAAATTACATGAcatcgttttctattttttttctgctgtatTCGCTTctatagtggtgatggttgtggtctGGCACTCTCTACATGGGCCGTCAACTGGCTCTGGGCACTCATCTATAGGCACCATATGCTAAACTAATCCTGTGCCCAAATTACATGAcatcgttttctattttttttctgctgtatTCGCTtctatagtagtggtggtgatggtctggCACTCTCTACATGGGCCGTCAACTGGGTCTGGGCATTCATCTATAGGCGCCGTATGCTAAACCCATTCAAGATAAGAGTTTCGAGACGCCTCTTcgcctgaaattgacctctcttttgccctcttgatcgttctttcttctttttccctttattttcttgtcataAATAAATCCGTAAAAAAGAACAGCAAGGTCAACTGCTTACCAAACTCTCACTCTGCCCAAAACTtatcctttctgcctttcctctcttcctaaaactcctcttcctctccctaaattcatcatcatcatcatcatcttgtcatAAATAAATCGGTTAAAAAGAACAGCAAGGTCGACTGCTTACCAGACCCTCACTTGACTCAAAGCTTcatcctttctgcctttcttctcttcctaaaactcctcttccattccctaaaTTACCCTAAaaattgaaaagaggaaaaaaaactcaGCCAGAAGTCCGTCCCCTCTTCCACTGCAGTAGGACATGGGGCCATATCCTCAAACCCTTTGGCTGCCCAGCATGTCTCTCCTAGGAGTTTTGGCCGTTTCCAGGGGTTgattaatggccctggtggtagtttgacccttcttctgtgttatGATTGTgtaaaagcactcatgaaaacccgactgatctcttttttgacccttggaaatagttgaataCCGACCCCGATTGCTTAGGTGACATAAGGGGGAGTAGCTGTGAACATTACCTTGGAGTGTGGGTGATGGAGGGGCCAGGCTCATGGGACCAGTTTAGTGTATGGTGACTATGATAACTTAGTGTACAGTGACGGGCATTCCTGTAGTGTAGAGATTGTGCGTGTGTGAAATGTCTGTGTCTGGTAGTGTGTGGCGCTATACGAGGGTCCGAGGGAACATGGTCTTTTAAATGCCACCTTTCCAGCCAGACACGTGCCTTTCTTTGGGTTTTCAGAGGCTGTGTTATGTCAATTTTTGGGTATAACTTTTTAACAGTGAGTCGGATAAGGGTGTGGATTTGACAAAGCGTGTGTCAGACCTTACTCTATGCACAAAACAAGTCCCATTGGTCTCAAATTCATAAATCCCATTGAAATAACGCCTCCATTCAGTGCATTTCTGTTTACGGATCTCCTCATAATGTGCCCCTGAACCCCCTACACAGACACGCACATATGCTCACAAACGTCCCATCGCCCCCAGACTCATAAATCCCATTGAACTAAAGGGAGGTTAGCTCAGTTTTCTTAGCTACTTGTCTGGCATTAAATAGAGGGTCTGCTAAGGGCCTTTGAGGAATACAGTCACAGGTTTTTGGGAAGAATTTCTAGGCGCGATTTCCTTGCTTAAATCCCTTGGCGTGGACCGGACCATACCGCCGACAGCCTCTAGTATAGCATGTCCTCGTCCGGGTGTGATAATAGAGTATACTTAACCAGGCGTGGGGTGACAGGGGAGCATACTTACAGATAGATTATGGCATTCACGAGCCTCTCTGTCATCGCacgcctcatatatatatatatgtatatatatatatatatatatatatatatatatatatatatatatatatatatatatatatatatatatatatatatatatctatctatggtGGGTTTGAAAGACTTGTTCTATAGTGAATAGTTATTGTATAGTTGATTCATGTGCCTTCAAGATATGTGGGAAAATGATAGTTAGACATGCACTCTATTTTATGCAGTCGAGGAGTGgtgttagtatatatatatatatatatatatatatatatatatatatatatatatatatatatatatatatatatatatatatatatatatatatatatatagggggtTAAACAGAtttgtactttcccttccctccccttctcctcctcctcttcctcttctgtttctttctgctctttttccttctcccttttcctcctcctcttcctcttccttcaattcctcttcctttcccttccctcccctttctcccttttcctcctcctcttccttattccttcctcctccttctcccttttcttcctcctcctcctcttcaacttcctcctcctcctcctattccttattcctccctcccccatctcccttctcctcctcctcttcctcttctgtttcttccttctcccttttcctcctcctcttcctcttcttccttaaattcctcttcctttcccttccctcccctttctcccttttcctcctcctcctcctcctccccacctctttatctctccctcccttccttccatctcctcctcctcctcttcctatcaacTTGTTTCCAATGACATTTAAAAGGTCACCGTCAAGGGTCATAGCCATATTTTTAAGCCCTGAACGGGAAGAAACACAAAGGACTTCAAAGGTGTTTCCGTTCGTCGAGTTCCGTTGGTTCGACAGTGATTTTGATTATGCCGCGTTTACGTTCGTGTAGTACCGTCATCGTCGCGTCTTCCAGTCTCTTGTAACATTAGAAGGACCAGAGTCATCGCCGGCTGTTGTCTTGTCCCTTGAGCCCCACCCCAccttcttaccctccctctctctctctatgctaaCATTAAACTCCCTTCCAACTTCCTCACTTGGCTCAGATTGTGTTGTCCCTTGAGCCCCACCCCAccttcttaccctctccctctctctctctctctatgctaaCATTAAACTCACTTCCAACTTCCTCACTTGGCTCAGATTGTGTTGTCCCTTGAGCCCCACCCCACCTTCttaccctcaccctctccctttctctctctacactAACATGAACCTCACATCCAACTTCTTCATTCAGCCCAAATCGCCTTGTCCGTATAATAAAACCACTAATATTTTGACCCGGGTAGTTCAGGGTGTTGTGTGAGCTTGCAATGATGGGAGAGACTCTTACATTGAATAAGCCTGAGTCTGTATATTCATTGGTAAGtaaacgacgtgtgtgtgtgcggacaTGATACAAGACTGGCCATAGAATCAAACACCATAGAATTTGCATTGCCAGCTATAGAATCAATGTTGTCTGTAGCCTTGAACTAGCATCACCCAcgacaccagacagaggaccaggtggagaggtggagttagggCATTAGAAGGGGCAGGATGAagcacactaactccagacagagaaccaggtggagagatggaattagaacctttaccggggcaggatggagcacactaacaccagacagaggaccaggtggagagatggaattagaacctttaccggggcaggatgaagcacactaacaccagacagagaaccaggtggagagatggaattagaacctttgccggggcaggatggagcacactaacaccagacagagaaccaggtgaagagatggaattagaacctttgccggggcaggatggagcacactaacaccagacagagaaccaggtggagagatggaattagaacctttgccggggcaggatggagcacactaacaccagacagagaaccaggtggagagatggaattataacctttgccagagcaggatggagcacactaacaccagacagagaaccaggtggagagatggaattataacctttgccagagcaggatggagcacactaacaccagacagagaaccaggtggagagatgtaattagaacctttgccggggcaggatggagcacactaacaccagacagagaaccaggtggagagatggaattagaacctttaccagggCAGGATTGAGCACGCTAACACCAGTAACAACTTACACTAACTCCAGGCAAATATACCTTATGGATGTGGGTGTGTTCATGGGTCAAATCatctatgtataaaaaaaaatcactagtaTTTTGAGCTGAATGTTGAATGTTATGGTTATGTCATGATTCAAATTGACGTctgtataaaaaaacaacacataTCTTAGACTCAATTTTTCTTAAGGATGTTCATGGTTCAGATTGTCTTCTTATGCAGGATAGATTTTCACGGCTGTCACTCTGTGTTGTGTTCTGTGGTCGagtttagttttcctttttttcatcttcctctttctcctcttcttctttctcttcctcctcttcttttccttctcctcttcttctttctc
This region of Eriocheir sinensis breed Jianghai 21 unplaced genomic scaffold, ASM2467909v1 Scaffold259, whole genome shotgun sequence genomic DNA includes:
- the LOC126991310 gene encoding V-type proton ATPase subunit e 2-like; its protein translation is MGADAVPIAVMTGLFAVVGAVMPFIVAKGPNKGVIQVVLVITAISCWLFWMLAYMHQMNPLIGPQLHNTTILAIQYIWDETLKLPARE